In a single window of the Arthrobacter zhangbolii genome:
- a CDS encoding GntR family transcriptional regulator, which produces MNGTTSTATGSKSEQAYTQLKERILGGEMSPGYRLVLSSIAAEMGFSVVPVREAIRRLEAEGLVHFERNVGATVAGIDPDLYLHTMQALSIIEGAATALAAPEISAEELARARDLNDQMRELLAAFDPVRFTALNTEFHALLYARCPNPHILDLVHRGWNRLGRMRSSVFRYVPDRAHASVAEHAALLDFIEAHAAPRVIEVAARTHRTNTLNAFLAQANQPPSPI; this is translated from the coding sequence ATGAACGGAACAACAAGCACCGCCACCGGCTCCAAATCGGAGCAGGCCTACACCCAGCTGAAGGAGCGCATCCTCGGCGGCGAGATGAGCCCGGGCTACCGCCTGGTGCTCAGCAGCATCGCCGCGGAGATGGGATTCAGTGTGGTCCCGGTGCGCGAAGCCATCCGGCGGCTGGAAGCCGAAGGCCTGGTGCACTTTGAACGCAATGTGGGTGCGACCGTGGCCGGCATCGACCCGGACCTGTACCTGCACACCATGCAGGCCCTCAGCATCATCGAAGGCGCCGCCACCGCGCTGGCCGCCCCGGAGATCAGTGCGGAGGAACTTGCCCGGGCCAGGGATCTGAATGACCAGATGCGCGAGCTGCTGGCCGCCTTCGACCCGGTCCGCTTCACCGCGCTGAACACCGAATTCCATGCCCTGCTCTACGCCCGCTGCCCCAACCCGCACATCCTGGACCTGGTCCACCGCGGCTGGAACCGGCTGGGCCGCATGCGCTCCTCCGTTTTCCGGTACGTGCCGGACCGGGCCCACGCGTCCGTTGCGGAACACGCGGCGCTGCTGGATTTTATCGAGGCGCATGCCGCTCCGCGCGTCATCGAAGTAGCCGCGCGCACCCACCGCACCAACACCCTCAACGCCTTCCTGGCCCAGGCCAACCAGCCGCCGTCGCCGATCTAA